In Fluviicola sp., the sequence CGCGTTCCTGATTATGACGCAGCTATTAAATGGTATACCGAAAAACTGGATTTCCGTGTGATTCACGAATGGCCTTATGCCGATGAAAAACTGGCTTACCTGGCTCCGCCGAATACCAATGATTTTTGGGTAGAAATTCTTGCCGGAGGTAAATTATCCAAGCCGGTTATTTATTCCGATTTGGGTAAAAGTCTGGAAGAAGCAGGTTTCCACCACATTTGTATGGATGTTTCCAACGTAGACCAAATCGTTGCAGAATTGAAAAAGCGCGGAGTAACGATTGTTGGTGAAACATTCTACCTGGAAGCAATCGGCCGCAAGCTGGCATTTTTCCAGGACCCATGGGGAAATATGATCGAACTATCCGAAGTGGTAAAGAAGTAATTTATTTTCACCAACAAATTCACAAGGGAGACAGTTTGTTTCCCTTTTTTCATTAAACGAAGTATTAAAAAACGAGAGCGGAGTGAAACAACAAATCATCAACTTGAAATATCATTAACCTCATCAAATCAGTCTTTAGATAACAACCAACGTAAAATTCCTTGTGCTCTTCGTGTCCTTTGTGGTGAAAAAGCAGCGAAGCTGCCAATCAGTGTATCGAACTAATCTATGTGGTTTTCAATCAAACAGCGGCTGGAACGGATCAAAGCGATGCATCGTGTCCAGGGCCTTCATTTCGCGGTTTTCCACTTTGTAAACTCTTCCCGGGAATTTCTCGATCAA encodes:
- a CDS encoding VOC family protein, with translation MKRAIKNTLMVIGLFAATAVNAQTHNHETGFDMPALNPKSPLAELVGNHVGIRVPDYDAAIKWYTEKLDFRVIHEWPYADEKLAYLAPPNTNDFWVEILAGGKLSKPVIYSDLGKSLEEAGFHHICMDVSNVDQIVAELKKRGVTIVGETFYLEAIGRKLAFFQDPWGNMIELSEVVKK